The DNA sequence CTCGTTCTTTTTTGCGATTTTGACGGCACGATCACGGAAAACGACAACATCATCGCGATTATGAAACAGTTCGCCCCGCCGGAGTGGGAGGCACTAAAGGACGACATTCTCGCCCAGCGCATCTCCGTTCAGGAAGGCGTCGGAAAAATGTTTTCGCTTCTTCCGTCAGCGCTGAAAGGGGAGATTGTTGACTTTTTGCTTAGCACCGCCCGCTTGCGCGAAGGGTTCCGCGAGTTTGTCGCATGGACAAAAGAGCAAAGCATCCCGCTCTATATCGTGAGCGGCGGCATCGACTTTTTCGTCTATCCGCTGCTTGAAGGGCTCATTGAACCGGAGCGGATTTTTTGCAACGGCTCCGATTTCAGCGGTGAGACGATCCGCATCACATGGCCGCATGCATGTGACAGCCGGTGCCAAAACGGCTGCGGCTGCTGCAAGCCGTCGCTATTGCGCAGGCTTGCCCGCCCGGACGGGTATCACGTCGTCATCGGCGATTCGATCACCGACTTGGCGGTGGCCAGGCAAGCCGACTATGTGCTGGCGCGCGATTTTCTGCTTGAAAAATGTCAAGAGCTTGACCTGCCGCACGCGCCATTTGCGACGTTTTTTGACGTGATGGATGCGTTGCAGCGAATGGAGGTGATCGTATGAGCATCGTCGTGAAAAAGTGGAACGAGCTTGCGGAAGTGAAAGCCGAGCTCGCCGCCCGCGATTGGTTTTTCGCAACAAGCGGCAATTTGTCGATCAAAGTGACGGACGACCCGTTGACGTTTTTGGTGACAGCGAGCGGCAAGGATAAGCGGAAGCAAACGGATGAGGACTTCTTGCTCGTTGACGCTGCTGGCCGACCAGCGGAGAAAACACATTTAAAGCCATCAGCGGAGACGCTGCTGCATGTGGAAATTTACAACCGCACAAACGCCGGTTGCGTCTTGCACGTTCATACCGTGGACAACAATTTGATTTCTGAACTGTATGCGTCAAACGGGGAAGCAGTCTTTTCCGGCCAGGAAATCATCAAGGCGTTTGGCATTTGGGAAGAAAACGCCGCAGTGCGCATCCCGATCATTAACAATGACGCCGACATCCCGACGCTGGCTCGGGAGTTTGCGAACCATGTTCATGGCGACGCCGGCGCCGTGTTGATCCACAACCACGGCATTACCGTCTGGGGACGAACGGCGTTTGAAGCGAAAAAACATTTGGAAGCGTGGGAGTTTTTGTTCAGCTGGCAGGTGAAGCGGCTGCTTTTGCAACGGGCCGGCCTGCCGGTTGGTTAATATACATCTTTTAGAAGGGGGATTTTGACATGGCCGTCATCAAAGTGAGAAAAACAGGTGAAGTGATTACAGGAGAGGAGAATGTGCGCGCCTTTTTAAACAGCCAAGGCGTCCTGTACGAGCATTGGGACATTGCCAAACTGCCGGAGCATTTGCGCGACAAATACGTGCTCACCGATGAAGAGAAAAATGAAATTTTGGCGGCGTTCAAAGATGAAATTGAAGACTTGGCGGCGCGCCGCGGCTACAAAACATGGGATATCGTCGCTCTGTCCGATGCGACGCCGAACTTGGATGAACTGCTGAAAAAATTTGAACAAGTGCACATCCATACGGAAGACGAAGTGCGCGCCATTACGGCCGGCCATGGCATTTTCATTATCAAAGGCGACAAAGAGACCGGCTATTTTGACGTCGAGCTGGAAGCCGGCGATGTCATTTCCGTGCCGGAAGGGAATCCGCACTACTTTACGCTCATGGACGACCGCCAAGTCGTAGCCGTCCGCCTGTTCATCAACCCGTCCGGTTGGGTCGCCCATCCGTATGAAGAGAAAGAAGAGGCTGTCCAATAATGAGAACACCCCGTTGCCAGGCAAGGCAGCGGGGTGTTTCGTTCTGTATGGAGAGGAGCGCTTGCCTCGATGACGGAAGGAGAGACCGCTAAAACGATTCGGTTAACAAAATCATAAACAAAATGCCGATAATAAAGGCGTACGTCGAGATCCGTTCGTTGCCGTCGCCATGGCTTTCGGGAATGAGCTCTTTGTAAATGATGAACAGCATCGCCCCGGCGGCAAACGCTAACCCGTATGGAACGAGGCCGCGGAAGAGAGAGGTTAAATAAAAGCCGAGCAAAGACGTCACAATTTCGACCGCGCCGGTTAACGTGGCAATGACAAACGCTTTAAAGCGGCCAATCTGCTGATTGACTAAAAACAAGGCGACCAAAAATCCTTCCGGCGCGTTTTGCAAGCCGATGGCCAATGCGATCAAATTGCCGATTTGCGAAGCGCCGTCTGAGGCGTAGCTCACCCCGACTGACAGCCCTTCGGGGAGATTGTGCATCGCAATGGCGGCGATGATGAGCATCGCCTTTTCGTCGAATTGCAAGCCGCTTTTCGTATGCTCCAAGTCGATATGGGGGACGGTCATCTCAAGCAACGTTAACACGAGCACCCCCGCCGCCAATCCGATGGCGAGCGCCTCAAAACCGCCGGACCGCAGGGTCTCGGGAATAAGACTTGTCATCGAGGCCGCCATCATAATGCCGGCTGAAAACGCGAGGAGTACATCGCGCCAGCGGTGGGTGAGCGATTTGGCCATAAACAAAATCGGCACAGCGCCAAGTCCGGTCGATAAGGCGGACAGCACACTGCCGGTCAATACCCCGTTCATCCAATTCCCCCTTCATCAGCCTTTATTTTTTCATATACGCTGTTTCCACAAATGTGACAATCGCCCAAGCGCTGCCCTATAACAAAATTATCATAGCGAAAGGAACGGCCGCTGGCGAGAAAAATGGACCAGCGCCTGGCAAAAACGGTTGCCTGCCTGTTTGCTGTTCAAGTATAATGCAAGTAAGAAATGGTTAAATGCAAAGGGTTGGATGGCATGGAACAAAAAAAGCAAGAACTCGAGCAATCGCTAAAGTTGTTTATCGTATTGTCGCGGGCTTACCGCGCCGTAAGCGACCAAGTGAACAAATCAATCCACTCATTCGGGGTCAATCCGACCGAATTTGCCGTGTTAGAATTGTTATACCATAAAGGGGATCAGCCGCTCCAGCAAATTGGCGAAAAAATTTTGCTGGCGAGCGGGAGCATCACCTACGTCATTGACAAACTGGAAAACAAAGGATTGATCGTCCGCCGCGCCTG is a window from the Geobacillus stearothermophilus ATCC 12980 genome containing:
- a CDS encoding ZIP family metal transporter, with protein sequence MNGVLTGSVLSALSTGLGAVPILFMAKSLTHRWRDVLLAFSAGIMMAASMTSLIPETLRSGGFEALAIGLAAGVLVLTLLEMTVPHIDLEHTKSGLQFDEKAMLIIAAIAMHNLPEGLSVGVSYASDGASQIGNLIALAIGLQNAPEGFLVALFLVNQQIGRFKAFVIATLTGAVEIVTSLLGFYLTSLFRGLVPYGLAFAAGAMLFIIYKELIPESHGDGNERISTYAFIIGILFMILLTESF
- a CDS encoding methylthioribulose 1-phosphate dehydratase; this translates as MSIVVKKWNELAEVKAELAARDWFFATSGNLSIKVTDDPLTFLVTASGKDKRKQTDEDFLLVDAAGRPAEKTHLKPSAETLLHVEIYNRTNAGCVLHVHTVDNNLISELYASNGEAVFSGQEIIKAFGIWEENAAVRIPIINNDADIPTLAREFANHVHGDAGAVLIHNHGITVWGRTAFEAKKHLEAWEFLFSWQVKRLLLQRAGLPVG
- the mtnX gene encoding 2-hydroxy-3-keto-5-methylthiopentenyl-1-phosphate phosphatase — protein: MTKQLVLFCDFDGTITENDNIIAIMKQFAPPEWEALKDDILAQRISVQEGVGKMFSLLPSALKGEIVDFLLSTARLREGFREFVAWTKEQSIPLYIVSGGIDFFVYPLLEGLIEPERIFCNGSDFSGETIRITWPHACDSRCQNGCGCCKPSLLRRLARPDGYHVVIGDSITDLAVARQADYVLARDFLLEKCQELDLPHAPFATFFDVMDALQRMEVIV
- a CDS encoding 1,2-dihydroxy-3-keto-5-methylthiopentene dioxygenase, whose product is MAVIKVRKTGEVITGEENVRAFLNSQGVLYEHWDIAKLPEHLRDKYVLTDEEKNEILAAFKDEIEDLAARRGYKTWDIVALSDATPNLDELLKKFEQVHIHTEDEVRAITAGHGIFIIKGDKETGYFDVELEAGDVISVPEGNPHYFTLMDDRQVVAVRLFINPSGWVAHPYEEKEEAVQ
- a CDS encoding MarR family winged helix-turn-helix transcriptional regulator: MEQKKQELEQSLKLFIVLSRAYRAVSDQVNKSIHSFGVNPTEFAVLELLYHKGDQPLQQIGEKILLASGSITYVIDKLENKGLIVRRACEKDRRVTYASITEEGRRFIERVFPEHAEKIHETVSALTAAEKEQAIALLKKLGYGAKTRG